One segment of Leptospira sp. WS92.C1 DNA contains the following:
- a CDS encoding GIY-YIG nuclease family protein has product MNIVSKDYEHISQIILPQYFLEFSKRILNPIPMENFYKKGVGESFIFKTIKNHYKLNSKIDFSGCYVFIEGETNQYVGISKKIPTRIRQHLKGVTHYHSSLAYLMAKNNLDLGLRRDVSMENKNFIAEFRKAQKKISTWGLSVIEIVDPVELYLFEVYASLKLNTIYNSFETH; this is encoded by the coding sequence TTGAATATTGTTAGTAAAGATTACGAACATATTTCACAAATAATTTTACCTCAATATTTTTTAGAGTTCTCTAAACGCATTTTGAATCCTATTCCTATGGAAAATTTTTACAAAAAAGGAGTAGGGGAATCTTTTATTTTTAAAACTATAAAAAACCATTACAAATTAAATAGTAAGATAGATTTCTCCGGTTGTTATGTGTTTATAGAAGGAGAAACGAATCAATATGTCGGGATTTCGAAAAAAATACCTACTCGAATCCGACAGCATCTAAAAGGCGTTACCCATTATCATTCTTCATTAGCATATTTAATGGCTAAAAATAATTTAGACCTTGGGTTGCGAAGAGATGTTAGTATGGAAAATAAAAATTTCATAGCAGAATTTAGAAAAGCTCAAAAGAAAATTTCTACTTGGGGATTGTCCGTGATAGAAATCGTTGACCCGGTCGAACTTTATCTTTTTGAAGTCTATGCCTCTCTAAAATTAAATACCATCTATAATTCGTTTGAGACTCATTAA
- a CDS encoding IS481 family transposase, with translation MTTAQKIIKNKVGLLKLAETLGNVSKACNVMGYSRDSFYRFQELYEKGGELALQDLSRRKPNPKNRIEPEKEEAVKKMAIDFPAYGQQRASNELKKKGIIVAPATVRSVWVRHDLETFQKRLKALEAFMAQGNSPVLTESQVQALERRKLEKQVEGEIETEHPGYLGCQDTYYVGTIKGVGRIYQQTFIDSYSKVAMAKLYDRKNALVAADMLNDKVIPWFEEEGLRLLRILTDRGTEYCGNREHHEFQLFLALEDIDHSKTKARHPQSNGICERFHRTIQDEFYAIAFRKKVYSSIEDLQKDLDHWIDSYNNERTHQGKYCFGKTPIQTFLDTKELAKNKYLDNLQFS, from the coding sequence ATGACAACGGCACAAAAAATAATTAAGAACAAGGTAGGTCTTTTGAAGTTAGCAGAGACCTTAGGGAACGTCTCAAAGGCGTGTAACGTTATGGGCTATTCACGGGATAGTTTCTATCGTTTTCAAGAGTTATATGAGAAAGGAGGCGAACTCGCTCTCCAGGATCTGAGTAGACGTAAACCGAATCCTAAAAATCGTATCGAACCTGAAAAAGAAGAAGCGGTAAAAAAAATGGCAATAGACTTTCCTGCTTACGGTCAGCAAAGAGCATCCAATGAATTGAAAAAAAAAGGGATTATAGTAGCACCTGCGACCGTTCGTAGTGTATGGGTTCGTCACGATCTGGAGACCTTTCAAAAAAGACTGAAGGCTTTAGAGGCGTTCATGGCTCAAGGGAATTCTCCCGTATTAACCGAATCACAAGTGCAGGCATTAGAAAGAAGAAAATTAGAAAAGCAAGTTGAAGGTGAAATAGAAACGGAACACCCAGGATACTTAGGATGTCAAGATACGTATTACGTGGGCACAATCAAAGGCGTAGGAAGGATTTACCAACAGACCTTTATCGATTCCTATTCTAAAGTGGCGATGGCAAAACTTTACGATAGAAAAAATGCTTTAGTAGCAGCCGATATGTTAAACGACAAAGTGATTCCTTGGTTCGAAGAAGAAGGCCTTCGCTTGTTGAGAATTTTAACGGATAGAGGGACCGAGTATTGCGGAAATAGAGAACACCATGAATTTCAGTTGTTCCTTGCTTTGGAAGATATAGACCATTCAAAAACAAAAGCAAGGCATCCTCAATCTAATGGAATTTGTGAAAGATTTCACCGAACCATTCAAGACGAATTTTATGCCATTGCTTTCAGGAAAAAGGTATACAGCTCGATTGAAGATTTGCAAAAAGATTTGGATCACTGGATCGATTCTTATAATAACGAACGAACCCATCAAGGCAAGTATTGTTTTGGTAAAACTCCGATACAGACTTTTCTTGACACGAAGGAATTAGCTAAGAATAAGTATCTCGACAACTTACAATTTTCGTAA